Proteins found in one Emys orbicularis isolate rEmyOrb1 chromosome 23, rEmyOrb1.hap1, whole genome shotgun sequence genomic segment:
- the C23H1orf216 gene encoding UPF0500 protein C1orf216 homolog, whose protein sequence is MFAVCQQDIPLNAPFHEGKRDPTLGTAFLAERELRQDKNFNFVAEGYDSNENWSQAVVGTRMEGDSGQIENTTNPADNLVLLVQRQTAQGRLRDAARGLKSDELGLSEEDVRSPPKRAELSGAEKEKAATEDTAKECGKLAGSPLEDNGYASSSLSIDSPDSSTGNAWEAPAAATKDLRNQPAPQGPDADPENSSDSDTVFPVLAEAFQNLQDKMRFKEREKEKHHIHLVMYRRLALLRWIRGLQQKVVDQQNRLQESFDTILDNRKELLRYIQQGVVCPKAPAHAGL, encoded by the coding sequence ATGTTTGCAGTGTGCCAGCAAGACATCCCCCTGAACGCTCCGTTCCATGAGGGCAAGCGGGACCCCACGCTGGGCACGGCCTTCCTCGCTGAACGGGAGCTCAGGCAGGACAAGAATTTCAACTTTGTGGCAGAAGGGTATGACAGCAACGAGAACTGGAGCCAGGCGGTGGTTGGGACCCGGATGGAGGGGGACTCCGGCCAGATAGAAAACACGACAAATCCAGCCGATAATCTGGTGTTATTAGTGCAGAGACAGACAGCTCAGGGCAGGCTTAGGGACGCTGCCCGGGGGCTGAAGTCAGACGAGCTGGGCCTCTCTGAGGAGGATGTGCGCAGCCCCCCCAAGCGAGCCGAGCTCAGCGGTGCCGAGAAGGAGAAAGCGGCTACCGAGGACACGGCCAAAGAGTGTGGCAAATTGGCTGGCTCCCCCTTAGAGGACAATGGCTATGCCAGCAGCTCCCTCAGCATCGACAGCCCCGACAGTAGCACCGGCAATGCCTGGGAGGCACCCGCTGCTGCCACCAAAGACCTGAGGAACCAGCCAGCGCCTCAGGGGCCCGACGCTGATCCCGAAAACTCCTCCGACTCAGACACTGTCTTCCCGGTGCTGGCCGAGGCCTTCCAGAACCTCCAGGACAAGATGAGATTCAAGGAGCGGGAGAAGGAGAAACACCACATCCACCTGGTGATGTATCGGCGCCTGGCCCTGCTGCGCTGGATCCGCGGCCTCCAGCAGAAAGTGGTGGACCAGCAGAACCGGCTGCAGGAGAGCTTCGACACCATCCTGGACAACCGCAAAGAGCTCCTCCGGTACATCCAGCAGGGCGTGGTGTGCCCCAAAGCACCGGCTCACGCTGGCCTGTGA